The segment GGCCTAACATGTGTTGGTCAGTTGGTGCGTGCCCGCGGCCGGCACAATGGTCCAAACAGTACAGACTTGCACAGGGCGTGCCATTGGCACGCCTCCTAAGCGTTCATGTGCGCACTTATCTTGCTTATGCACGTCCGCCGGTCTAGTCTGATCCCTAATTAGACAAATGTCTTCTTCAACAGTAGACTATCCAGGACAACCCTAGTAGAAGGTAGATTTAAAAACTTGCAGTTGCCTAGGACAATCCTCTCTTCTTCAACAGTTGACAAAACGCATGCCAAGCTTCTATCACAAAAAATGATTGGTACCAACCACCAACATACTTCAATATGATGATGGGTACCATGTTCAAAGTCAGAATCATCAACTATCCTTTCTAATGACTCAATAACCAATACTGAGTCTTCAACATGGACATCATTGACAAGAACTTGAACTATTATTGCATCCGAATTCAAAATGCCATGTGAAGGAAGATCATCGCCTGATGATGTAATGACTAGCCTCGATTGAGGAGATAAGAGTGACTGCCATATAATATGAGACATAGTTAGTTTCTATATTAGTTATATTGGTCAAGAGATTATAGACAGGTATGCTAATGAAAGTATCAACCTTCTTATTTTAGCTTTTAGGAATGCAGAAAGTAAATGTTGCACGTGTTCATACAATGCGTAGATATGTACTTACAATGAGCTCATTCATATCGCTAGATGCCTTAAGCCTAGCACTTTCCTCGGGAGATCCGCCCAGAATTACAAATCCAAGAAGCATCACCTGCATGGTACAAGATGAATTCCTTCAAAAAAAGCTTTCTTAAAACATAGTTCAACTGTTGTTTGATCAACTGCCAAATCAAATAAAGTAATGTGGAAGACAGAAATTGGGTTTGTACGTTGAATGATTCAATTATACAGTGGCTGGCTTGTTAATAAATATTCCCAACAAAGAAATGTTGGGCATTGGCACTGAT is part of the Triticum urartu cultivar G1812 unplaced genomic scaffold, Tu2.1 TuUngrouped_contig_6612, whole genome shotgun sequence genome and harbors:
- the LOC125530864 gene encoding copper-transporting ATPase PAA2, chloroplastic-like, with translation MNSLVGFGSAAAFAISAVSLLNPELACNSTIFDEPVMLLGFVILGGSPEESARLKASSDMNELISLLSPQSRLVITSSGDDLPSHGILNSDAIIVQVLVNDVHVEDSVLVIESLERIVDDSDFEHGTHHHIEVCWWLVPIIFCDRSLACVLSTVEEERIVLGNCKFLNLPSTRVVLDSLLLKKTFV